In one Choloepus didactylus isolate mChoDid1 chromosome 1, mChoDid1.pri, whole genome shotgun sequence genomic region, the following are encoded:
- the LOC119529138 gene encoding oligoribonuclease, mitochondrial-like, which translates to MLGGSLGSRLLRSVGGICGQFGARCVCEGGAAMVAGESMTQRMVWVDLEMTGLDIEKDQIIEMACLITDSDLNILAEGPNLIIKQPDELLDSMSDWCKEHHGKSGLTKAVKESTITLQQAEYEFLSFVRQQTPPGLCPLVGNSVHADKKFLDKYMPQFMKHLHYRIIDVSTVKELCRLWYPEEYEFAPKKAASHRALDDISESIKELQFYLNNIFKKKTDEKKRKIIENGENEKTVS; encoded by the coding sequence ATGCTAGGCGGCTCCCTGGGCTCCAGGCTGTTGCGAAGTGTGGGTGGCATTTGCGGGCAGTTCGGGGCACGGTGTGTCTGCGAAGGTGGCGCAGCTATGGTGGCAGGGGAGAGCATGACCCAGCGGATGGTCTGGGTAGACTTGGAGATGACAGGATTGGACATTGAGAAGGATCAGATTATTGAAATGGCCTGTCTGATTACTGACTCTGATCTCAACATTTTGGCGGAGGGTCCTAACCTGATTATAAAACAGCCAGATGAGTTGCTGGACAGCATGTCAGATTGGTGTAAGGAGCATCATGGGAAGTCTGGTCTTACCAAGGCAGTGAAGGAGAGTACAATTACATTGCAGCAGGCAGAGTATGAATTTCTGTCCTTTGTACGACAGCAGACTCCTCCGGGGCTCTGTCCACTTGTAGGAAATTCAGTTCATGCAGATAAGAAGTTTCTTGACAAATACATGCCTCAGTTCATGAAACATCTTCATTATAGAATAATTGATGTGAGCACTGTTAAAGAGCTGTGCAGACTCTGGTATCCAGAAGAATATGAATTTGCACCAAAGAAGGCTGCTTCTCACAGGGCACTTGATGACATTAGTGAAAGCATCAAAGAACTTCAGTTTTACctaaataacatctttaagaaaaaaacagatgaaaagaagaggaaaattataGAAAACGGGGAAAATGAGAAGACTGTGAGTTGA